tttaagccacagCCAATTTAAAAAGACTGCCTCCTAAGACTTTAAGGAGATTGCAGCGTAGGAGTAAAGATCACCTATAGGAATTAAATTCTGTATCTCTGAAgcattgaaataatattttaaagctgCAAAGGCAAATAAATCCTGGGATAGAAagcttttcaaaatttctattccaAACTGATTGTATAATGGAAAATCTTATTCTGTAACTTGGGGTAGAACcttcattgtttatattttatattccaaaattCTCTCACACTAAAGGAACATTTTGTTATGTCATAAGTTATTAACATTCATTGAATTGTTTACCTGCATCATATGTGTATGCTGGGTGGCAAAAGAAagctcaaatcctaccttcttctGGAGGCCTTTCCTGGCTCCCAGTGGCTAGTACCTTCCCCTCTGAGGTGgctttttgccaatttttttataatttgcaTTTACCTATTTATtgacataataaatgcttttaattgaTTGAAAGAAGAAGAAGCACTGGAGAAGTCAGAGAAGGAACTGCTGGATatacatttcattctttttcttttttaatgaaagcaatctattttggtttattttggtCTTTTGGCTAAGAGATTTTGACCAATCTCTCTATTTTGCTGGCATGGAAGACAGAAATAGCAGTCTCTTAGCAGAGGAGAATTTCCTCAATCAGATGCTATAATCCTACTATGTTACAGACAGCATTTCATTTTGAATTGGTCCATCCCTCAGGGGTTATTAACGGTCATTAGGTTATTATTGGTATGATTGAGGCCAAAGTAGGGAAATCATAGGTGGACTGAAATATGAAATTGAATTCAAGGTACCTTAGACATGGTTttgtccaactctctcattttattgatgaggaaacagacctagAGATGTTAAATGATCTGCCTAAGACTACAGAGGGAGCTGAAATTTGAAACCAGGTCATATATaactttccttcctccctgcaTCCTTATCCTATGGGACTAAACTAACTTGCTTAAAATGCATtataaaagataatgaatgtgggaaaaggAGAGGTGGAACTCACTTGTTTCAGATAATCCAACAACTGAATGTAGAGCATATAGATGTTCTGGCAAGTGTCGATCTTGATCATTGTCTTTTCGATATTGTTCTCTAACTGACGGATCATCTGGGCAAGACCAGGAAGTTGAGAGcagtatgtgtatttgtgtgtgctGGTAGGAATTACTGGAGCACAAAGCGGATGCCCAGGGATAGAAAAATGCTTAAATAGGGCAAGACCAGAGCCAGAACTAGGACAGGACAGGTAAGGGTTTGCCTCTGGGTGTTACAATTTAGAAGGTACTGAATTTAGAGGTCATTGACAGCATTTGGAGTTCTTTAGCAGCTAGAAACAACAGAACTTATAATTTAGTgagaaaattagtttaaaaaggaAGCTACCAAATGGTGTTTTGGGAGGAATTTTCCCCCAATAgccctttctctgtccctcctctcttcccaccCCCAGCACTGGGTTTGCACTCATGTTCCATAATCTCTGTCTCCACATgggatttttctcctttatggGGCTTATTTGGACAGAGTAAGTTCTGGGCAAGGCTCTTTTAGTTTTGATGCTGgtgaggggggggagggagaaggaggggaatgACCCAAGATTGGGGTTTCAAATAGTCCCTTTCAGAattctaaccttttttttttcctttttctttttagagataAGGGGAAGCACTAACATAGAATATTGTGTTGTGTGGGGCTACCTTCTCACCTGCAGCTgctttagttcttctttgttaTAGTTCTGCTGGTCTAGCAAATGATCTAGCTCTGTCTGCATGCTTTCCAGCGTCTCCCCTCGCTGCCGAACCAGGTGAAGCATCACATTGTGAACATTCACGCGGTCAAATACATACTTACGCAGCTTTTCTCGGGCTACCTGTGAAGGTACAAGAGGACTGGGCCCGGGGTATGATGCACAGGGAGGGAGGACATAGAAATGGATAAGGGGAGCTTGGACAAGATGGACTGGAGGCATTGGAATGGGGCCCATGGCTGCAAGGATGGAGGCTGGTATGGGGTGATGGGATAGGAATAAGACTGTAGGTTTCAGCTCTGCAGGCCATAGCTTCTCTTTCAGTATTTCCTTTTGGGTTTCTTCATGATATCATCTGCCACCCCCAATTCTGAACTCCAAAAGAAATGGCAAGAATTCAGAGCTTATATCAGGGACTAGGGAATAGCAATTTCCTGTTGTCTGAGGTGGGCTGTCTTTGAGGGCCTCTGTTCCTGGGCATAATGAGTGGATATTGATCCCTTATGGAATTGCTTCACTTAAGCCCCAAAGAAATTTGGGGCTATTCTTGGAGAGGGTTGAGTAGAGGACGCTGTATCCACAGCCTGTGATGCCTGGCTATGCCTTTTCTTTTAGTTGTTACCTCCATAGTACTTCGGCAGGTGGCCAACTTCAAAGGTATGTTCTTCTGGCAGGCCCGGGAAATGGTCCATTCATCATGCTGTAGAGTTTGGGGAATTTTAGCTGACCAGTTCCAGAGCCTATAGCTACTCTTCCCCTTATACTCCGATGCCCTGATGTCCAGCCTCAATACtcagtaaaattaattttactcaCCCAGTAAAATGAATaactgcatatatttatatagtgctttaagttaGTATACAAAATCCTTTCTTCCCAGTTTCTCTGTGAGGAAGGTGTTTGTGAGTctaattatcccaattttatattCGTATTTCTCTGAAGGGTATTATCATTTTTCTAATCTTCCAGGTTTATAATCTGGGCATTAGCCTAGACTCTTGACTTTTACTTATTCCAAACATAATTTACCTGTCAAagtttgctttttgtatttccacaTCTGCTACATCTGAGCCCTTCTCAGACCCTCATCACTTCTCAATTAGGTTATTGTGACAGCTTCCTAATTGATCTCTCTAAaaagtctctctcttctttagTCCATCCAATACATTGCTGCCAGTGTGCGGATCTGATCAAGTGACTCCACTAACAAATTTAGTGGCTTCTTAAtagcctctagaataaaatataaagtcctctgtgagatttggttttttcctaaggcaaagggggtgaagtgactttcacttcacagctaggaagtgtgaagtatccgaggtcagatttgattttgaactcaggtcctccagactttagGGCTGGAGTTCTTATTCACTGCTCCACCTAGTTGCTCCCTTCTGTGAGACTATAAAGCCCTATGCAGCTTGCTCCTCTTTCCAGACTCATTGTGATGATGGAAGGGACAAGTGGTAAAGGGATACCACCGTCCTCCCAGGCCCAAAACTTAATAACTTCTCTTGAATAAGCCCTCTTCTGACGCTACTAACATCCTCTTGCTTGGATGACTGCAGTAACCTGCTGGTTAGTCTGCTTCTCCATTCAGATGTAAAAATGAGCTTTCTAAAGGGCAGATCTGGCCACATGTCCCCCCACTCCCCAttgaactccagtggctccctgtcaTCTCCAGGATccaatataaaatcctgttttggCATTCAAGGACCCTTCATAAACTGCCCTACCTCCTACCTTTACAGGCTTCTTATACTTAATCCCTATCCCTGACATAGTTTTATCCAGTGATACTAGCCTTCTTGTTCTTTCAACAAGATACCATCTCGGGGTATTTTCTGTGTCTCAATTGTGGAAtgatctcttcatctctctcccctagcttccctgatttccttcagaTCCCAGCATAAATACCACCTTTTATAGGAAATCTCTCCtgtcctctgttaattatttctaatttgtcCTGTATATAGTTGATTTGTACACAAGCtcatttgcatattgtctttatTAGGTTGAGAGTGGGTACTACCTTTTACCTTTGTTGTATCCTCAGTGTTCACTACAGTGCCAagcatagtagatacttaataaatgttttttgaataacTGACTTATGCATAAGACTCAGTACTTCCTAATGGCAGGAGTGTCTTTCCTATCATGTCAAATCCTTTTTGTAAGGCGAGTTTGGGATGTTTCCTcttaggttccttccagctccaaattccTGTGACTCCAAGTTCCCAGAGGCCTGGGAATATATTTCTTCCAGAACTAGCACAGTTTTCTTCCTTAATATCCTGAGCTAGAATGATGTATAGAAGCCTCCTTGGTTTAGGGTTTCACCTGAATAGGGAAGTGTGAACCCTGACCTATGTAATGACCAGTGTGTCTCCCCACATATTTCCCCATCTGATTATTCTGCAACTGAAGTTGTCCCTAATTAGGAAtagtttctctcctttctcttctaggGAATGGCCATGCCTAGAAAAAGCCAGagcagaggaagggagaaaggtgCCTCAGGGCAAAGACTGGCAGAATTTAGgtaaggatgtgtgtgtgtgtgtgtgtgtgtgtgtgtaccagtTTAGGTAGCTATATTCTACATAAGAACTATGAGTTATTGGGCTCCTTAAACAGGACCTTAGATTAAGTTCCATACTTTTTTGGCAGCTGTCCAGTCTTGTTGGAAATGACGGAGGTTCTTCTGCAGAATATGAATCAGATCCTTGTTTTGGATGGTCTTGTCCTCGAAGGCCTTGTTTTGCAGAAGTCGGCTCTTTTCTGTGGGTAAATCAGAGGCAGCATGGATGGGCACAAGAGTCAAGACATGAGGGGGTAGTTGTCAGAAAATACTCCCAGGGGTACCCTGCTCCACAGCCAACTTTTTGGAAGATCTCAGCTAGCTAATTAGGTCTCTGAGGGATGCCTCCTAACCTCATTACCACATGGACCAAGAGTATCTGAGGGTGAAATGACTTCTTGAGTTGTTCCCAAATCAATAAACAAGGTATCAGATTGTATCACTTCCTGCTCCTCTTAGCATTATTCTCTTCATGAAATATAGGAATTTGTTCAAAACAAACAGCAGTCATTCCTAGGAGAGCCTCACAGTTCTCAACCTAGTAAGAATAGTTCTAGGTAGAAGGGAGTGTAAAGGGTGTGGGAAGAGGGAGAGACTGGGATATACTTTCTAGAGTTCCATGGCTCATGCCAGCTTCCCATGTTTATTCTTTGTCCTCTCCTCTCCTACTACTTTTCCCCtgaatgaaatattatatttgggGGCCCATTTGAAGTCTAAGGCCTTGTTGGAGCCTCTCCCAaatcttttgatctttttcttcctGAACTTCTAGAGCATCTATGTCATTATTTCAAACTTTGTTATTGACTTGTTCCATATTGTTTTCTACTCATTTGTGTTAGTCTTTTTGGAATCAGAACCCCATAAGTCTGAGGACCAGATTCTCTCTTCTACTTGCATACCTACAGAGTGTCCAGCACAGGTCTGGGCACACAGCAGATTTCTAGATTTGCTGGTTATCTGTTCCCAAGAGCCCTTCGACCATCATGCTAAGGTCCAAGATTAAATGAATGGGTATAAAGCTTACCCTGGAAATTGATGATGGTTTTTAGCTCCTGGATCTTATCCTTCAGGTTTTCTAGCTCATGGACCCTCATGTTGACACTTCCAGGACTCTCTTaagtcttctttccttccctgaaaGGGAAGCTCTCAAAAGCTCTGGTGTTACCTGTCCACCTTCCTCTACTCTGCTCGATGAGCTAAGTAGTGTATCTGATCCGATTGTCTCATTAATTGTGAACTCAATGGAACTCTCTGTGACATAGGATAGAATTCTCAATTCTCAAAGAACCTGAAGTCCTAAGGCTTGCAAATACCCAACTAGCCATTTTCCAAGAGTGGTCTATTTCTTAATAGGCCctttaggcattttttttttttggactaacaacaacaaaaaaagcaatctTATGGTAATTAACTAATTATAACATCCCAATATTGAGTTAAAGAGGTAAAATTATTTACTTAACATAGctgaaagaacattggatttggaaacaaaggatctaggttcaaatatGTCTTCTTATTGCCTGTCTGACTAAAGATGGACCTTTTAACTTCtctaagtctcaatttcttcatctgcaaaatgatcctTTTCAGGGTTCCTTTCAGAGGcaaattttattatctattcaAGTTTAACTGAGCATTTTACTCATGTGTATCTGAATGACGGCCTTTTGCCAAATTAGCAGGTGTTTGGGTCTGGATATAGGGTTCATTgaagacaaatatttttaaaattttgttaatacctctgtgtatatgtgtgttgctattcctatttcctttctttttcttatatgagGTGCTACATCTCAGGCCATGGCATTTGTTTATagcttttgttttcaatttatcATGCTCTATTTTGTTACCTGTGCAtgtgttttattttcctattcaatggaaagtTATAGGAGGACAGGAACTAGATCTTAgctaacttttatatatttttcaacacTAAAAACAATCCTTAGCCTATATcacttctttttataaatttatattaaaatgctaGATTTTTATTCCATGACTTTCCCTTCTCATCCTCCCTCCATTTTTATCTTCTTCTAGGGGAACATTCTAGGGCCCTTTCCAGCTCTGGTTTTTTGATACTGGAGGGGCCAAAGGAGATCTTACAAGAAGCTAATAAATGATGTTTCCTATTTCTCACTCCCCAAAATTAAGTCTGGACGCATGTCAGTGAAATAAATATTGCTTGTCAGTTCAAAACAACTTCAAGTATCTTTCCCACTGTCTACACCAGCTGTAGATACCTTTCATCTCTAGTTTTTCTGGTTAAAGAGCACAAAGGCAGCAGACTGCACAGGATGTTAGAgcattatttatgtatatttatggaCTAGAGAATGGGATGCTTGTGTACAGCTGCAAAAGCCATGATGGTACAGGCAAAACCATGgagaattcttattccagaatatCCCcatattgatttttcttctgttctgGATCTGAACATCCTTGAGAGGCCtgctctgtaaaaaaaaaaaaaaaaaaaaattaaagagacactgtctacttatatatatatatatatatatacatatatatatatatgtatatatatatatatatttacatttatatttatattgatttcacagaggaggaatgGAAACCTGATATAAGATCTTactgctgaggagactaggaaatggagagagaaggtAATTGTTTAGCTCTCTGAGATCAgcttcctaaaatatttttacaaatctgGCTTTAATCTTGTATTGGGTAAGTAGGGTCAGCAATGATGCAGCCTTTGGTTTGCAATCTATACTCAATTCCTTATAAAAAACAGCAACCATTTCCCCAGAAGCTCATTGGTCTTAGGACATAATTCCTTTAACTGCTTTACATCCTCCTTTCTTTCATACTTACAGCTCAGGGTCCCCTGGAAGAAAGTTAAGGTAGTCTACTCGCTGTCTGGCCCTTAGGCTCCTCTCACCTGGGGAAAGGTCCTGCGGCAGCTGTCCAGTCTCCAAGAAGAGCCAGAGATCAGAGCATTTCTGCGTTTCCACTCGGGTCACTGCATAGCTGCCAACTGAGCCAGCAACTAAGGGAGCAGAATGCCCTCCAGAAGTGAGAAGAGGGACAAGGGGCGGGACAAACTATACTCTGAGGCTTCTTTAGCCTCCCTCAGACCTTCGGGAACAGGAAGCCGGGGTGGGCCTGGTTTCTACCCAGCAGCGGTAGGAGTGACTTGGATGGGAGACTGTCAGCTACTTGCTTTTACCCTTCTTCTCCctatccttttatttctttatggagGACTGATTGAATGGAAGGCAAAATCACAGTACTGGGATAGGTCCGGGTCTTGCATTGGCAAGTCAAGGCTCAgcaatctttctctctctacaGACATCTTccccgtcccccccccccccaactcatCCTCTCCCACCAACTTCGGCTACCCACCCATGGCCAGCAGCACGGTCCACTGCATAGGATAGGGCAGCTTTCTCTGGAAGAGCTTCTGCAGGAAGAAGGCTGCACCCGTACCTGCTAACGGCCAAGTCCCCGATTAGTGTGACCCGCTCTGGCCCAGAGTGCTCTGGCCAAGGAGGGGGTCACCGCAGTAAGAGTGGGGGTACAGAGGTCCGGGGTAATCCCTTCGGCACATGAGCCAGCTCGCCCGCCTACCTGTGATGAACGTGATGATGCCTTTCATAAAGGCCTGGGACTGGCACGCGGCGTACTCCCGGAGCCCCTGCGAGGAGCACAGGGTTAGCCGCCAGTCCCCCAGGAGACCCTCCCACCAAGAGGGACCACCTCCAAACGCCCGCAGACTGATCCTGCAACCCCGCACCCACCCTGTGCAGGCGCCTCTCCCGCTCCGGGATCTTGGGGGGGACTGAGCCTCCGTTCCCAAGGTTGCGCCCTCGTTGCTCACCGGGTGCCTGGCTGCCACTGCATCATCCACTCGGGACAGGCCCAAAGTAACCATTGCTGAGTGAGAGGCAGGAAGGGAAGCCGGGAGTGGGCGGGGCGTAGAGGAAGGGAGTGGGCGGGGCTGAGATAGCTGGGCCCGCCTAGACGTTCGGCGCTACTACGACTTTTCCTATTGGAGCTGGGAACACCGATCAGCTCCCGCAAGCGCAGCTTTTCCCGCGAGCTTGGAAAGAGTGAAAGAGTGAGATGGTGGGTGTGAAAGTGAGAGTGTTTCTCCTTCGTGAGAGGGGGTGAGATGGAGACTGGTTTCTCTGCGCGATTGTTGTATTTAATATGCCTTGGagtttaaaattagaaaggacttCGTTtttaatgaggtttttttttttttaattgtcaagtacttttttccccctcctacaTCCCTCTCCTCacaaaacaaaccccaaaccAAACCCAATCCCAAACCAAAAAATCAAAATCCTTGTGACAAATATGGCTAGTCGAACAAAGCACTTTTCCAAGCTGGCTATGCCCGAAATCATGCGCATTTTATCCATCCCCTCTCTGACGGGGGCCGGATTCCGGATCCACGCCCTCGGCTCCCAGTGGATCAGAATTCTGGATTCTTTCCGAAGTGTTCGCTTTCCCCACGTCGTTGTTATTCTACATCAGCTGGTGGAAAGCATAACCTTTCCCCCATTTCTCACAGCACACCACCACTCATTCCATTCATTAATTCAGTCACTTGGCAAAGAATTGGCTATGGAGGGGATTCCTAAcatgggaaatggctaaacaaattatgctatgtgattgtgatggaatgttattgtattttaataaatgaCTAGCAGagcttttcaataatgaaatgattggagacaattccaataggctgtgatggaaagagccatgcGAATCCCGAGAACTCTGGAGACTGAAGGTGGATCAAAgcgtagtattttcattttttgttgtttatttgtttgttccccccttcttttgtgtttttcccccattcaatctgattttttttcgtgcaacatgacgaatatggaaacatatttagaagaattgcacatgtttatcctGTATCATATTGcttctgtcttggggagggagggaagagggaaaaaaaattggataataaattaaaaacaaataatacataaaatttagaaaaatacacatatttttatttttaaataatagccttttattaaaaaaaaaaacattcactcttgcaaaacttagtgttccaaatttttctccctcccctcctcttcaagtaatccaatataggttgaacatgcgcaattcttccaaacatatttccatatttgtcatgccgagtaaggaaaatcagattaaaaaaggaaaaaaagtgagaaagaagaaaaaatcaagtaaacaataacaaaaaaggtgaaagttcTATGCCTTTAaccacattcagtgtccatagtcctctctctgtgtgtagatggctctctccatcacaagtctatccgaattggcctgaatcacctcattgttgaaaagggccaaacCACTTCATCGCATAAACTTGTCATTGCTGTGTAagtagtaaaatatatataagaaatgactagtagaatagttaaaaaaaacaaacccaacaaccctgagaagtcttataggaactgatgcaaagtgaaatgagcagaaccagaacaataatgtattttaaggatgatcagctataaaagacttagctattcttttttaaatgatagccttttattttaaaaatacatgcaaagatagttttcagcattcacccttgcaaaaccttatgttccatgtttttctccctgccttccctccattctccccctttgacagcaagtaatctcatatagattaaacatgtgcaattcttctatacatttttccacaattatcttgctgcacaagaaaaatcagaccaaaaaggggaaaaaatgagaaagataaaaaagcaagcaaacagcaaaaaagatgaaaatactatgttatgatccacattcagtccccacagtcctctctctggatgcagatgactcttcatcacaagtctattggaattggcctgaatcatcacattgtttaaaaaaaaaacaaaaacaaaacaaaacaaaaaaactacgtttatcagttgatcatcacataatcttgttgctatatgcagtattctcttggttctactcacttcacttagcattagtttaaAGACAAGCTACTTTGAAGAAGATAAAGATTTAAGATAGCTTTAAAGGAACCATAAttaaaaatgttatccatttctagagaaagaaatctaATGAGTTTTTGAGTATAGActgaagtatatttttaaaacattcttttttttcaagcTTTCTTTGCAACAtggtaatatagaaatatgttttgaatgactTCATATCAATTTCATaatgtttgccttctcaaggggTTAAGAAGGGACAGGTAGAagggaaggaatttggaattcaaaaaatttaaaaatgaatgttaaaatttttttacatataattgcaaaatatttagtgaaataaattaaaatacattcaaAAAAATTTGTTCAACCATAACCCAACCTAGATACATTCTTagttttttcagttctttgctattacaaaaagagcttctataaatgtttttgtatatatatgattTTCCTCTTCCATCAATAAAACACTGGGTGTAGGCCTAATAGTGAAATcgttaggtcaaagggtatgtacaagtTGGTAATTTTGGGAGTGTAGTTCTAAACTGTtatccagaatgactggatcaatt
The DNA window shown above is from Sminthopsis crassicaudata isolate SCR6 chromosome 2, ASM4859323v1, whole genome shotgun sequence and carries:
- the TMEM141 gene encoding transmembrane protein 141, which gives rise to MVTLGLSRVDDAVAARHPGLREYAACQSQAFMKGIITFITGTGAAFFLQKLFQRKLPYPMQWTVLLAMVAGSVGSYAVTRVETQKCSDLWLFLETGQLPQDLSPEQASQGCSDPEQKKNQYGDILE